A window of Castanea sativa cultivar Marrone di Chiusa Pesio chromosome 8, ASM4071231v1 genomic DNA:
CAAACCAGTCCGAATTCGAAAGTGTCACTATAATCATCCCAACAAACAACCACTTCAAAGGTTTTCTCTGCAGTACTAAAGCTCTTAATTAAGATGTCGCTCATTCCAAGCTTTTTTGGTAGCCGCCGAAGCAACCTATTAGACCCATTCTCGCTCGAGATTTGGGACCCATTTAAGGATTTCTCATTCTCATCTGAACCTCAGTTTGCAAAAGAAACTTCTGCTTTTGTCAACACCCGCGTTGATTGGAAGGAGACCCCTGAAACCCATGTGTTCAAAGCCGATCTTCCTGGGCTCAACAAAGAGGAAGTGAAGGTTGAAGTTGAAGACGATAGAGTGCTCCAAATAAGCGGAGAGAGGAAAGTggagaaggaagagaagaaagacaCGTGGCATAGAGTGGAGCGTAGCAGCGGAAAGTTCTTGAGGAGGTTTAGGCTTCCTGAGAATGCTAAGATGGATCAGATTAAGGCTTCCATGGAGAATGGTGTTCTCACTGTGACTGTTCCTAAGGTGGAGGTTAAGAAGCCTGATGTCAAGGCCATTGAGATTTCTGGTTAAATTGtgattttggtccctatattgcaatattaattaatatagaCATGCCTTAAATTATGAttgcataaaataaatttagtacAATGTTTCTTTGATAATTGTCATGATGTGTCCCCAACTGTACGCTGTACTAGGGAATATGTATGTAAAAGCTTTGTAATGTTTTGAAAGTTGTAAGAAATGCAAAAAGAGtgcttaaaagttaaaatcGCTGCTCACCCTTATCAGTTTTAATTggtttccctttctttctcaaATTGTGAATGGCCGACCAGATCTTTCTAAGAGCGAAGGGCATCAACTTTTTGATCAGCTATCATAATGTAGCTTAGCATTTTATGCGCAAGGAGAGACTCTTCATctattaaaacaagaaaaattatgtGGATAATACCTTAATAAAAAGGTCTATGTAATCCggaaaaatagaattaaaaaactACAGGATCTGTGAGAAGTAGTTGGTAGGTAACTTTGCCGGAATACCCATTTCCAACCATTCTCTTAGGTTTATCTACCCTCACTTCTTGTTTTCTTAGATCTCCACAAGCATAGAGGGaacaaattttgttcaaagtgCAGAAATGAAGAACTTTATGCGTGCTACAGTATGCCTGCATGTCAAATGTATGAATATAGAATCATAGGACGGTTGAGAAGTTTCTTTTGTTAGTTTATGTATATCTCTAATATCTATAGTTGTAAATCAACCTTTTGGTCCACTTTATAAACAATTCAAAAACAGTTTTAATATTCATTGatctatcataaaatatagtttataaataGGATAAAATTGAAGTACAGTACTTTAACTATtattcattaagtttttttttaaatttttgttatctgTCTAGTTTAACAACTCATATAAACGGTGTTAAAACtgaaagtactttttttttttccttctttctttttcttgtattgaAGAGGACCCATGGTCATGGCTTCAGATCTCTTGGATTCTAGGATCTATTCCTTCAGCTAAAAAATAACTACAGATCATCATCAAAAGCAAACACAAAAGCCCTagcaaaaaaatatagaaaaaaaaggaaatagaaccaaaaaaaaaaaaaatgatcttttctttctctcacgaCTTCTAGGAAATCCAAAACTCTAAAATCAATGACCACCACAATTTGATGTGCAAAATCTCCTCAAATCCACTTTTGAATCTCTTCAAAATCTCCAAAATCAAGAACTACTTTCACTTCTTCATCTGCATCTTCTCCTTCACATCccttaccttcttcttcttactcTTTACCCACTGGCATTGTTACCCTTTCTTGGCTTCAATTTGGTTCATATTGAGGGTGAGAAATTGGAGATATTTAATGCCATGGGTTTCAAGTCAATGTTCTCTCCTAGGATAGGggaataaaagagaaaaaaaaaagtattttaatgcCATTTGTTTAAGTTATCAGACTAGACAGACAAcgaaatataaaaagaatacatAAGGAACAGTAGTTaaggtactgtatctaagttttgcccttaTAAACATTGCCTCAAACAAAAggaaatcaattaaaatttagtgataaagatattaaataattttggagAATGGAAATAGAGCAATTAAGAAAGAAACttatatatctttattataGCTTCATATAGAAGAGTAGTTAATGATGTGAAAGATAGGGCTTGGTCATTGCTCACAACTTGCAAAAGTAATGAAAAAcaccaacaaccaaaaaaaaaaaaaactcttaatctCCTAAAGACCATggaaaaatgtgatttttttttaaaaactttttggttAATTCGCAATAGAACTAGGtcacttaatattttattggcTAAAAAGTTAAGAGTTAGAATAAAATTGTCAACTTTAAaccattatatttttataattttcaaagaaaTAATTTGTGGGGACGAAAATTTGAAAgtacttttcttaaaaaaattgaacatgcataagtatattaagaaaaataaaataaattagggGGGTTAAAAATGATCAAGTTCATGTTTAAGTTCAACTATATATTAAACATGccaaaactaaatataataatatacttttttttttatgaacaaaaaatgGGTTGAAGGAGCAACCGAAATTGGCGTCTTCTACTTTGACATGACCATAATAACACTATACTCGCTGGACCCAGGCCTATGAGAGTGGGAGATCTAAActgttatttataatttattgacaATTTAAGTGGTCCATCTTGcactaaaaattatatatagtgcacagttggtatttttttttttttttagagaattgggttggtaaatctaatttttatacaTGTAGAATGATCTAATTTACTcaaatgatatatttattatagatttactcaaattatatatttgtaattataATTAAGTTATCAATTATTGGAATAAAATTATGAAGGAAGTAAAAAATTCTAGTTGCGGTGTTTATtatatgtgaaatttttttttaaaaaaaagttaattaaataattcataaacaagcttgaatttattcaacaagaaaattaaaattatcttGGATATGTATTATAGCTTGCTTgtgattgaaataaaattaaattaatcaaaCCTAAATATTTAACTTACCTTATTTACAACCCTATTAATATGCACCGCAACTAATAATTATCTAATAAAAACCTTAGTCTACTTATGCTACATATGCTTTTAGTCCACTTTTGCTACTTTTCTATGCTTTATTTTCTGCTAATATATGGATTACTTAATATGGAATTGATATAATTTTATGGGATGTTCCTTTACATTTTCATACCTAAGCTTATATAGGCTCTCTTTTTTGCTCTCAGCCTCTTAGTACCCCACTCCCTCAAAATTTCCTATTAAAGGTATATGGATTGGGccatataaaattaaagaaagaaataatgggtcagtacctaataatttttaatgttctttattgttttatttcattattattttgggtTATGTTAAACAAATTTGGGTTCCCAGAATTGTTGATTAGGCCCAATACACGTATTGGTGGCACTGGGACCCAAGTACCCAAGCGGCCTAGCAACAGAAGGTTCACAACGATTCTAGAAACTAAAAAGTACAAGAAAGTTCGTTAACGAGACTAGCGGAGACGAACAACAACCAGAATTGGCGAGAAAACACTCGAAGAATCCTTTAAAAAcctataaatacataaatatccTTTCTTCCCAAACCAATTCGAAGTCGCAAGTGTCATTCTAAACTTTCCCTACAAGCAACCAGTTCaaatcaaaggtttttttttgtgctagCTATAAGATCTTATTAATTAAGATGTCGCTGATTCCAAGCTTTTTTGGTAGCCGCCGAAGCAACATCTTGGATCCATTCTCGCTCGAGATTTGGGACCCATTTAAGGATTTCCCACTCTCATCTGAACCCCAGTTTGCAAGAGAAACTTCTGCTTTGGTTAACACCCGCGTTGATTGGAAGGAGACCCCAGAAGCTCATGTGTTCAAAGCTGATCTTCCCGGGCTTAAAAAAGAGGAAGTGAAAGTTGAAGTTCAAGAGGACAATGTGCTCTAGATAAGTGGAGAAAGAAACGTggagaaggaagagaagaaagaaatgtGGCATAGAGTGGAGCGTAGCAGCGGCAAGTTCTTGAGGAGGTTTAGGCTTCCTGGGAATGCAAAGATGGATCAGATTAAGGCTTCCATGGAGAATGGTGTTCTCACTGTGATGGTCCCTAAGGTGGAAGTCAAGAAGCCTGATGTCAAGGCTGATGAAGCAAAAGTTCATCAGTCGTTATGAGTTCGTCCAGATATGGCCGGTCACACTCTAACATCGTGACGGAAGCGAGAGCTcactcaagtggtcaccggtgtggtgcctgccacaatgCCTCAgatgccaaagttagtgtgGAAGAAGATAACAATCAAAAATACCAAGAAATATTTCAGTATATCTTGTGATTATGTATGTACCTTgcattggtgttgtgagggctttatatatccctttggattctagccgttgtggtgTTAATGTCTTCCTTGATAACGTCTCCAGCTGGGTAAAGGGATTTAATACGTTTCCAACGGTTCGtgcagctggtcttgtaaccgTCCGAgacattattggcagcattgaatggtcTTAACATTCTCGTTAGTGACGCGGATAATCGGTCAGGTTCATCTGTGGAGGCGATCTCGTCCATGTTTTAATTCGTCAGTCTCATCAGCTGCCCCCGGGTTCCATGGTCGTCAAGACGTGTCCTGACAACCGTGGAAGatgaaaaggttttttttttttttttttataggtgacCTTTGGGATTTCGCGCTGCATTGAATGTGTAGTGGCGGCGTTATGCTGGTCGTGGCCACGTGGCATGATACGGTTGGAGATGGCTTATGTCCTCATTGTatgacccttgggtttcccgctgATTTtcggtttttctttttttggatttttaaacCTCTCTTCTCctactttacttttcattttctctaagttttcaatttatttctcTGAGCGTCCTTTTTCACGTAGTTCTTTTCTGTCACTTTCCTTTGAGCCAGTGCGTGCTTGGTGTTGGGCTTCTTGCTTTTCTTCTCTGAGgtatgtttttctccttttccttcttcctattctttccttttctttttgcaaatatctgatttcttttccttttctttttggcctctgtttcttggttttttggGGAACTTTAgcactttccttttttttgtatttttcttgggTGTCCATGGTCAGTAATTTTGAGGTTAGAGTAGCTTGCCCTtcgatttcctttctttttgctcgcTCAGGGGGGTCCCTAGGTGTTTTTCCAAACTTGGAGAATTTCATTTTCGAGGGTAACAACTTAGGCGTTGTCTTAGGTGAATTGTTTTTGTTGCTTCGCCAATCAGTTGAGTGGTTCGAGGGTTTGGTGAGAGAGCAAAGGTCAATgtctgaggttaggtctagtgatctcgagactgggttgtcgtctagcgGCGACCTTATGGAGGGGGATACAGCTGCGTTGACCCTTAGAGAGGTTAGGGCCTTTCATGCCCTCGTGGAGGCGTGTGGGTTGGACACTGATGCCGTGggtaggtttagggataggtttcaatttCCGGAACGAGTTCGTGTTCATCGGCCTACTGACGAGGAGAGGGTTTGTCAGTTTTTTCCAagtgaagtgtgcttctatgaggccgctttcacttgtggacttaggcttccCGTCCATCCGTTTGTGATGGAGCTTTTAGCTTATCTAGGTGTCGCTCTTgggcaacttatgcccaattcaTGGGGAATAGTGGTCAattgtatggaaatatggttggccgCTAACGGGGAGATGATCAAGGTGAGTGAGCTTGTCTATTTGTATCGTTTGAAAGAGTCCAAAGAGTATGGGTATTATGAGttagtaccttgggagagaagaaccaggaTTGTCAAGAGCTTACCTTCGTCCTTCGggtactggaagtccagatttgtcTTTGTGTTCGGGGACAATTTTGAGACCCCTTCTAGCCAGGATTGGGGTGATATCCCCAgattgcttcgtcggtggggaaccccgacttTAGGTGCATCAGTATCCTTTCTTGtcttttttacctttgttgaatCTGTTGTTATCGTCATTAACCTCTTTGATTCCTATGCAGTTAAAAGGAGGCCTAAGCTCAAAAGCAGGTATAAGGAACGTGTCGAGAAGGCCATTGAGTATTCCCAAACCATCGAAAACTAGGACGATTTAGTAGATCCGCGGACGCTTGCTTTTTACAACCTTGGCCCCGATCCGTCCCCCTACGTCCTGCGGAGCCTCGACATTGAAGGAAAGAAGAGTAAGCATTGAGTTCGTCAGACTTGGTCCCCATATCTGTATTTGGTTCCTTTGCTCCTTTATAAGTATTTCCTTCTTTGCAGAAATGACGACGAAATTTAACAAAGGCATGTATGAGAAGATGCGGTCTAAGAAGGACGAACCGCTGTCCAACATTGGGAAGAAGGTGGTCCGTGTCAAGGGGAAGGTTTCCTCCGTCACTCCGACTGCTTCGGCCACTCTAGTGATTTCTGGTGCTGAGAAGACGAGGACGGCTTCTCCTGCCACCTCGGTTGAAGAGATCCCAACCCCTACTTCAAAAAGGCCTCGTACGTCTGATAGGGGGAAGGAGGCTGCTTGTTCATCCACTATCTAGGATGACGAGAGGTTGGCGACGGACAGGGCTCATAGGGTCGTGATCGCGGAGGACCTGAAGGAGTTCTCAGGTTTGCCTCCAAATGAGTTGATGGGTCGTCATCTCCATAAGCTCGTCCAGGTAATCTGCTCGtgttaagttattattattattttttattatatataggtGTAATAAGGTTAAATTCCTTCATgtgtttcccttttttttttttttttaggtgttgggggaGACCATTCATCTTTCCTCTAAGTACCTTGCTTAGGGGGCTAAGGTTGAGTCCTCGTTCTCTCGAATCAAGGTCCTGGAAATGGAGAATTCGAAGCTGAAGAAGGATTTGATAGCTTCGATGGAGGATGTTCATCATGCCAAGAAGGAGGTCAAGAAATTGAGCAACGAGCTTAAGGTCGAGCAGCAACTGGTTTTGGAAAAGGTCGAGCAGCTTGCAGCCGCAAAGGAGAAGATCAAGGTCGTCGCCTCCAGGGCTATTGAGGGTTTCCAGCAGACTGAGGGGTACAACTCCGTGCTCTTCAACTAGTATTTCAAAGGGTTCGAGCTTTTGAGGAGATACTGCATTAAGCACCCTTCTGGAATAGATTTGGAGACGCTGGACATGGAGGAAGTGGACAAGGAGATCTCTGCTGACAAGGCTGCTCAAGCAACGACTGCTGATGCTCCCGGAGACATTCCTACCGTTGATGTCCCAGTCGTCGAAGCTCCTGCCCTTGGTGCCCCTGCCGACGACGATGCCATCCCCGGATGTTTGAACCTGTTACTTGTTCaaaatttcctctttttttttttttttagatgcctGACATGTTTTAGGCTCAAATTCCAGAACATTTTTAATTCACTTTTTGATAAGAATATctttagcccagtgtttatgggctTTTAGATGTAAAAACAAAGGTAATTGCCCttggtttttgggcttttataatATCGTAT
This region includes:
- the LOC142607826 gene encoding 18.5 kDa class I heat shock protein-like; translated protein: MSLIPSFFGSRRSNLLDPFSLEIWDPFKDFSFSSEPQFAKETSAFVNTRVDWKETPETHVFKADLPGLNKEEVKVEVEDDRVLQISGERKVEKEEKKDTWHRVERSSGKFLRRFRLPENAKMDQIKASMENGVLTVTVPKVEVKKPDVKAIEISG